From a single Sediminibacterium sp. KACHI17 genomic region:
- a CDS encoding superoxide dismutase: MNQSSSRRSFIQQTGKAGIAFGLSGTILPSLVNASVNTGSSEFAQQPLPYAFNALEPAIDTTTMDIHYSKHAAAYAKALSEACTAENVNTTNTRLESLLRNISKYSTKMRNNAGGHYNHEMFWQTMKPGGSAAPAGQLGTSIIQSFGSFESFKTQFADAAKGRFGSGWAWLIINSDNALAIVSTPNQDNPLMDVSETWGTPLLGLDVWEHAYYLKYQNRRPDYINAWWNVVNWDVVAARMK; the protein is encoded by the coding sequence ATGAATCAATCATCATCCCGCAGATCATTCATTCAACAAACGGGTAAAGCAGGTATTGCATTTGGACTTTCAGGAACCATTTTACCTTCATTGGTGAATGCGTCTGTCAATACTGGAAGTAGTGAGTTTGCTCAACAACCGCTCCCCTATGCATTCAATGCACTAGAGCCTGCAATTGATACCACTACAATGGATATCCACTACAGTAAACATGCAGCTGCCTATGCTAAAGCATTATCTGAAGCTTGCACTGCAGAAAATGTAAATACCACTAACACAAGGCTAGAGTCATTGCTAAGAAATATCTCAAAATATTCCACCAAAATGCGCAACAATGCAGGCGGTCACTACAATCATGAGATGTTCTGGCAAACCATGAAACCTGGAGGTTCAGCTGCCCCTGCCGGACAATTAGGAACTTCCATCATTCAGTCATTTGGTTCTTTTGAGAGTTTCAAAACACAATTTGCAGATGCTGCCAAAGGCAGGTTTGGAAGTGGATGGGCTTGGTTGATCATTAACAGTGATAATGCATTAGCAATCGTTTCTACTCCTAATCAAGATAATCCATTGATGGATGTCAGTGAAACATGGGGCACTCCATTATTGGGACTTGATGTATGGGAACATGCTTATTATTTAAAATACCAAAACAGAAGACCCGATTATATCAACGCCTGGTGGAATGTTGTGAATTGGGATGTAGTTGCAGCAAGAATGAAATAA
- a CDS encoding OsmC family protein produces MKVTTSWVETLAFDVKADTGHVARLDTSVEGGGSGSGMNPKKMLLGSLCGCSGIDVVEILHKMKVPFTKLEIEASAEQTEDHPKVFKFIDMVYRCDVSPDNLDKLNRAVSLSKEKYCGISAMLAKHCPINYTIELI; encoded by the coding sequence ATGAAAGTTACAACGTCATGGGTTGAAACCCTTGCATTTGATGTAAAAGCAGATACCGGTCATGTAGCTCGCTTAGATACAAGTGTAGAAGGAGGAGGATCAGGCAGCGGTATGAACCCCAAAAAAATGCTCCTCGGTTCTTTATGTGGCTGCAGTGGTATCGATGTGGTTGAGATCCTGCATAAAATGAAAGTCCCTTTTACCAAATTGGAGATTGAAGCTTCCGCTGAACAAACAGAAGATCATCCTAAAGTCTTCAAATTTATTGATATGGTATATAGATGCGATGTATCTCCTGACAACCTGGATAAGCTCAACAGAGCCGTAAGCTTGTCTAAAGAAAAATATTGCGGTATTTCTGCGATGTTAGCAAAACACTGTCCCATCAACTATACAATCGAGTTGATTTAA
- a CDS encoding cation diffusion facilitator family transporter, translated as MTTAQQNFRIQLWISLLSVVLFLTKIIAYYFTHSLAILSDALESIVNVIAGFIGLYSLYVAAKPKDLEHPYGHGKAEFVSAAVEGGLIVAAGIMIIYETVANILRNEPVHQLDTGLWLIAITAILNFVAGTLCLRLGRKNNSLALQASGKHLQVDTYSTLAIIAGLIIILFTRLFWLDKVIALVMSILIIYNGYKIIRSSLAGIMDEADMDLLKKFIEVLNKNRSENWVDLHNLRVIKYGSLLHVDCHLTVPWYLNIHEAHREIDHLSALIKQEFGDMIELFVHTDGCLPFSCRICNKQCEHRQHRFEKKLEWTLTNIISDKKHTLE; from the coding sequence TTGACAACCGCACAACAAAATTTCAGGATCCAGCTTTGGATTAGTTTGTTGAGCGTAGTATTGTTTCTCACCAAGATCATTGCCTATTATTTTACACATTCACTTGCGATCCTATCGGATGCATTAGAAAGTATTGTTAACGTAATCGCCGGTTTTATCGGACTATACAGTTTATATGTAGCCGCCAAACCCAAAGACCTTGAACACCCTTATGGTCATGGGAAAGCCGAATTTGTTTCTGCAGCAGTAGAAGGTGGATTGATCGTTGCGGCAGGTATCATGATCATTTACGAAACGGTTGCCAATATTCTCCGTAATGAACCCGTACATCAGCTAGATACGGGTCTATGGCTGATAGCAATAACAGCGATCCTCAATTTTGTTGCCGGAACTCTTTGTCTTCGCTTAGGCAGAAAAAATAATTCACTGGCATTACAGGCAAGCGGTAAACATTTACAGGTTGATACATATTCAACACTTGCGATCATCGCGGGATTGATCATCATATTGTTTACAAGACTGTTTTGGTTAGATAAGGTGATCGCTTTGGTGATGAGTATACTGATCATTTACAATGGTTATAAGATCATTCGCTCATCATTGGCAGGTATTATGGACGAAGCGGATATGGATTTATTAAAGAAATTCATTGAAGTACTCAATAAAAATCGTTCTGAAAACTGGGTCGATCTGCACAATCTGCGTGTCATCAAATACGGTAGTTTATTACATGTTGACTGTCATCTTACCGTTCCCTGGTATTTGAATATCCATGAAGCCCATCGGGAGATCGATCATTTATCGGCACTGATCAAGCAAGAATTTGGTGACATGATAGAACTATTTGTACATACAGATGGGTGTCTACCTTTCAGTTGCCGTATCTGTAATAAACAGTGTGAACATAGACAGCATAGGTTCGAAAAGAAGCTGGAATGGACCTTAACGAACATCATTTCTGACAAAAAGCACACACTTGAATGA